TATATCAGCTTGAGTAGTCATTGATTATTTTTATCCCACAATAATCTTGGATCAAAACTATTAACGGCTGCGATTTGGCAAAGCACCATCAAAGTAAAAAACACGATACCAATTTCCGGTTCGACATTTAGCACCGTACCGAGCTGCACCAGAGACACTAAGATAATCACGACAAACACATCAATCATGGACCAGCGGCCAATGAATTCGAGCAAGCGGTACACTTTTGTTGCTGTGATTGGGTCTTTTGGTTTTTTAACTCGTACAAGTAAGTAACTCAATAGTAACGCTTTTGCGATAGGAATACATATACTTGCGAGAAAAATAAGTGTTGCTACAGGATAAGAACCGGCTTCCCAAAGCACTTGAACGCCTGAAAAAATCGTTGCAGGCGTATGGAGCCCGAGACTAATGGTATCCATGATGGGTAGAAAATTAGCAGGTATAAGTAGCACGACGCTGGTGAGCATCCAAGCTAAGCTTTTTTGCGTTGATTGGGAGTTTCGGTATTTTAGTTTAGCGTAGCAGCGCTCACACTTTTCACCTTCACCCAAAAAGCCACAAACCTTGCAACGTTTTAGCGTAGAAGATAAATTCTTCGGTTCCACTAGGTGACGATTACATTGAGTCTGATTACGCCACATATACTCGTGATCGAAAAGTGAGAGCGCTTCAATAAAACACAAAACGAACAGAATATAGGCCCAAAACCCAAGGCCCATCTCTAATTCAGCGAAAGACATTAATTTAAAAGCGCTTACGAGCACGGCGACTAAAAATATATCCGTGAGATTAAGCGGTTTCAGTGCTGAAAGTAATTTGGCTAAATGCCGGGCATTGTGCGCATTGATGATTTGCCAATACTCGGTGTGCGCAAGCAGTAGCAAGGAGCATACTGCAACAGGCATAACTAAAATAGTGAAGGCAAATAATCCAGCAAGAAAATAGCTGTAATGTTCAGCTAACAATATGAGCGCTTGCCAGAGGCTCACAACTTGAGTGATACCGTGTTGCGTGTAGGAAATAAAGTCTGGAAATAAGCTTGCGAATAAAAATAGTAATGCAGAAAAGCTGAAGGCTTGTACTAATTGGTTTTGATGTCCTTGTACATGACACAACACGCATCGACAGTTTGGGCACACCGCACGCTTTTGGGACTCGATAGAGTCTATTTCAACAAGCGTATCGCATTCAGGGCAAGCTGTAATCACACAAAAATCCGTTGATTTCCTTTTATGCTAGTTTGCTTGATGCGCCCAAATTTATCAATGTTAATCAAATACTGCGACGGTCTGGCGGCTTAGGGCGAGCAGCTTGCCATCTTGTGACCAAATTTTAGCATCTTCAATACCATAACCATTTTGGCTATGGTGGGTCACGGCTTCAAAGCCCAGCCAAGAGTCTGAGTCGAGTGAAATATCACACAAAAATTCTATATACCAAGACATACTGCTGGCGGGGCTTGGCGCTTTACACATCTGGAGTAAGGTTGGCGGCCATGAATCAGCAAGAGCCAGTGTATGCAGTTCATTTACCGATGTAGTTTGTGCTTTAAATCGCATCCAACCACCTAGATTCGAAGATGGTGCACCTGAAAATGGTAAAGCTCCTTGCTGGACATTGAGCGCGACATGCTGGAAAAATGCAGGCATCACACCTTCTTGGTATGGAAGAACTGCCTTTGGATTAACATCTGAAAGAGTAGGGCTATCGACATTTGTAACTTGGATAGCGGATGCTCTATCCTTGCCAAAGCACCCGATAGCAATAAGACAAACCTCGCCTGATTGGATCAGTTGAGTTTGCATTTGAGTGGCATTTTTGCCGCTACGCAAAATCGTTGTTGCAACGGTAAATGGTGCGCCTTCTAGCAGTGGTCCGACAAAATTTACGCTCACAGAGAGCAATCGACGAGGCTCTGTCAGTTGATGCTTCATGCTTTGCACTGCTATTGCTGCAGACAATCCGCCAAACGCAGTGCGGCCTTGACACCAACTTGCAGGAAACGTCATTTGTGTTTGCGCTTGCTGTAAATGCTCCGACTGAATAATTTCATCAAATGTCATGTTGTCATTTCTCATTATTTATTATGTTGCATTTAGCATAACTGGTCTAACCAGGTAATCAAGCGTCAAATACATCGTATTTTCTTCTTCACTTGTTTCAAAATAAGCAATTAAGGGTGTTTTTTTGACCGAAACGTTCGAAAAGCAAAAAAATTTCAATTTTTTTCATTTTTTTTTAGTTGTGACGCTTGAATTACAAATCGGTGACCTTATTTATCAAATCAACTAACTGAACAACGAATTTTGAAGTCGGAGATGATTCATGGGTAAAATTATTGGAATCGATTTAGGTACTACTAACTCTTGCGTAGCGGTACTTGATGGTGACAAGCCGCGCGTTATTGAAAATGCTGAGGGCGACCGCACAACTCCTTCTGTTATTGCATTTACAGATGATGGTGAAACACTAGTCGGTCAGCCAGCAAAACGCCAGGCAGTGACTAACCCTAAAAACACACTATACGCGATCAAGCGTCTAATTGGTCGTCGTTTTGAAGATGAAGAAGTGCAGCGTGACCTTAGCATCATGCCTTTCAACATCGTAAAAGCGGACAACGGCGACGCTTGGGTTGAAGTGCGTGGTGAGAAAAGAGCTGCACCTCAGATCTCAGCTGAAGTTCTTAAGAAAATGAAGAAAACAGCTGAAGACTTTCTTGGTGAGCCAGTAACAGAAGCTGTTATCACAGTTCCTGCATATTTCAACGATTCACAGCGTCAAGCAACTAAAGATGCAGGTCGTATCGCAGGTCTTGAAGTTAAGCGTATTATCAATGAGCCAACAGCAGCAGCACTTGCTTACGGCATGGATAAGAAGCAAGGCGACAACGTTGTTGCAGTATACGACTTAGGTGGTGGTACATTCGATATCTCAATCATCGAGATTGATGAAGTTGAAGGCGAGCACACCTTTGAAGTACTAGCAACTAACGGTGACACTCACCTAGGTGGTGAAGACTTTGATAACCGCGTTATCAACTACCTAGTTGCAGAATTTAAGAAAGACCAAGGCATCGACCTAAAAACTGACCCGCTAGCGATGCAGCGCGTTAAGGAAGCGGCTGAGAAAGCGAAGATCGAACTGTCTTCAGCACAGCAAACTGAGGTAAATCTACCTTACGTTACTGCTGATGCAACAGGTCCAAAGCACATGAACGTTAAGCTAACTCGTGCAAAACTTGAGTCACTCGTTGAAGACTTAGTTGCGCAATCAATCGAGCCGCTAAAACGTGCACTTGCTGATGCAGACCTTTCTGTAAGCGACGTAAATGACATCATCCTAGTTGGTGGTCAAACACGTATGCCACTGGTACAGAAAACAGTAGCTGAATTCTTTGGCAAAGAGCCTCGTAAAGACGTAAACCCTGATGAAGCGGTAGCAGTTGGTGCTGCGGTTCAAGGTGGTGTACTTGCGGGTGACGTGAAAGACGTACTGCTACTTGACGTTTGTCCTCTGTCTCTAGGTATTGAGACTATGGGTCAAGTAATGACTGCGTTAATCGAGAAAAACACGACTATCCCTACTAAGAAGTCGCAAACTTTCTCAACAGCAGAAGACAATCAGTCTGCAGTAACAATTCACGTACTACAGGGTGAGCGTAAGCGTTCAAGCGATAACAAGTCTCTAGGTCAATTCAACCTAGAAGGTATTCGCCCAGCGCAGCGTGGTGTTCCACAAATCGAAGTTACTTTTGATGTGGATGCTGATGGTATCTTACACGTGTCTGCGAAAGACAAAGACACAGGTAAAGAGCAGAAGATCACAA
The sequence above is a segment of the Pseudoalteromonas piscicida genome. Coding sequences within it:
- a CDS encoding acyl-CoA thioesterase — translated: MTFDEIIQSEHLQQAQTQMTFPASWCQGRTAFGGLSAAIAVQSMKHQLTEPRRLLSVSVNFVGPLLEGAPFTVATTILRSGKNATQMQTQLIQSGEVCLIAIGCFGKDRASAIQVTNVDSPTLSDVNPKAVLPYQEGVMPAFFQHVALNVQQGALPFSGAPSSNLGGWMRFKAQTTSVNELHTLALADSWPPTLLQMCKAPSPASSMSWYIEFLCDISLDSDSWLGFEAVTHHSQNGYGIEDAKIWSQDGKLLALSRQTVAVFD
- the dnaK gene encoding molecular chaperone DnaK, with the protein product MGKIIGIDLGTTNSCVAVLDGDKPRVIENAEGDRTTPSVIAFTDDGETLVGQPAKRQAVTNPKNTLYAIKRLIGRRFEDEEVQRDLSIMPFNIVKADNGDAWVEVRGEKRAAPQISAEVLKKMKKTAEDFLGEPVTEAVITVPAYFNDSQRQATKDAGRIAGLEVKRIINEPTAAALAYGMDKKQGDNVVAVYDLGGGTFDISIIEIDEVEGEHTFEVLATNGDTHLGGEDFDNRVINYLVAEFKKDQGIDLKTDPLAMQRVKEAAEKAKIELSSAQQTEVNLPYVTADATGPKHMNVKLTRAKLESLVEDLVAQSIEPLKRALADADLSVSDVNDIILVGGQTRMPLVQKTVAEFFGKEPRKDVNPDEAVAVGAAVQGGVLAGDVKDVLLLDVCPLSLGIETMGQVMTALIEKNTTIPTKKSQTFSTAEDNQSAVTIHVLQGERKRSSDNKSLGQFNLEGIRPAQRGVPQIEVTFDVDADGILHVSAKDKDTGKEQKITIQASSGLSDEEVEKMVRDAEANAEEDKKFEELVGARNQADALVHATRKQVEEAGDDLPADDKTAIEAALGELETAIKGDSKDEIDAKTQALAEKSQKLMEIAQAKAQAQQAGGDAGAQQGSAKKDDDVVDAEFEEVKDDK
- a CDS encoding PqiA/YebS family transporter subunit: MITACPECDTLVEIDSIESQKRAVCPNCRCVLCHVQGHQNQLVQAFSFSALLFLFASLFPDFISYTQHGITQVVSLWQALILLAEHYSYFLAGLFAFTILVMPVAVCSLLLLAHTEYWQIINAHNARHLAKLLSALKPLNLTDIFLVAVLVSAFKLMSFAELEMGLGFWAYILFVLCFIEALSLFDHEYMWRNQTQCNRHLVEPKNLSSTLKRCKVCGFLGEGEKCERCYAKLKYRNSQSTQKSLAWMLTSVVLLIPANFLPIMDTISLGLHTPATIFSGVQVLWEAGSYPVATLIFLASICIPIAKALLLSYLLVRVKKPKDPITATKVYRLLEFIGRWSMIDVFVVIILVSLVQLGTVLNVEPEIGIVFFTLMVLCQIAAVNSFDPRLLWDKNNQ